One Pyxicephalus adspersus chromosome 3, UCB_Pads_2.0, whole genome shotgun sequence genomic window carries:
- the BTC gene encoding probetacellulin — MDTLNVTEHLLLLALVFGFTIFPWVSSDGNSTARPETRSLPCPMYIENCSEISEPARWRGFFSRCPKSYRHYCIKGKCRFVAALKEPSCRCEKGYTGKRCEYLDLFYLKEDRGQLVVISLIIAMVALIIAIITICICSHRCRKAHRRKMKAKEMENLNNDSTGKIEETHFP; from the exons ATGGACACCCTGAATGTCACCGAGCACCTGCTGCTGCTGGCCCTTGTGTTTG GTTTTACCATTTTTCCATGGGTGAGTTCAGATGGAAATTCAACCGCACGACCTGAAACGAGAAGTCTACCATGTCCCATGTACATAGAGAACTGCTCAG AGATTTCAGAGCCAGCAAGATGGAGGGGTTTTTTCTCCCGGTGTCCAAAGTCATACAGACATTACTGCATAAAGGGAAAATGTCGTTTTGTTGCAGCTTTGAAGGAACCATCCTGTAG gtgtgAAAAAGGATATACAGGGAAAAGGTGTGAATACCTTGACTTATTTTACCTAAAAGAAGATCGAGGTCAGCTTGTTGTGATTAGTCTGATTATTGCCATGGTGGCTCTTATAATCGCCATTATTACAATATGCATATGTTCACA TCGCTGCAGAAAAGCACACAGAAGAAAAATGAAGGCAAAGGAAATGGAGAACCTGAATAATGATTCCACAGGGAAAATCGAAGAAACCCATTTTCCCTAG